The Salvia miltiorrhiza cultivar Shanhuang (shh) chromosome 1, IMPLAD_Smil_shh, whole genome shotgun sequence genome has a window encoding:
- the LOC131007241 gene encoding uncharacterized protein LOC131007241, which translates to MAANEGLKEGEEFVYRISTAEEWEELRRSGATFGGNIDQSTGCFHLSKLDQVQSTLQNFFLNVKEDLYLLKIDAKKLGNGLIYEAVDESNIFPHFYGPSRSFSPLPLDAVAKAEKLTLSDGRYECSLLT; encoded by the exons ATGGCTGCAAATGAGGGATTGAAAGAAGGCGAAGAATTTGTGTACAGGATCAGCACTGCCGAGGAATGGGAGGAGCTGCGGCGGAGCGGCGCTACTTTCGGCGGAAATATCGATCAATCAACTGGTTGTTTCCATCTCAGCAAGCTCGATCAG GTCCAATCAACTTTGCAAAACTTTTTCTTGAATGTTAAGGAGGATCTATACCTACTCAAAATAGATGCTAAAAAG CTTGGAAATGGCTTGATCTACGAAGCTGTGGATGAGTCCAATATATTTCCTCATTTCTACGGTCCATCCCGAAGTTTCAGCCCACTTCCATTAGACGCCGTTGCAAAAGCAGAGAAGTTGACCCTGTCGGATGGCAGATACGAATGCAGCCTTCTGACTTAG
- the LOC131007239 gene encoding GDSL esterase/lipase LIP-4-like isoform X2, whose amino-acid sequence MTSILCSRKAVMFNFGDSNSDTGGLAAAMGYEFGYPDGRAFFHRPTGRLCDGRLIIDFLCENVKSNYLSPYLESVEPDFSNGANFAIAGSATLPRYVAFSLSVQILEFRRFRNHSLQLQSKGHVVGEDDFKNGLYMIDIGQNDLTAAFNNVPYDQVLEKIPSFISEIKDAMWSIYLTGGKKLWVHNTGPLGCLPEKLGTLKPTASQVDEHGCVASMNQAAQVFNSQLRDLCQQLRGQMKDSTIVYVDVYSIKYSLIANSSSLMACCGHGGPPYNFDPKIKCRDAGCNVCEEGTGTGYVSWDGVHYTQAANTIVASAILSTKYSTPTLPFNFFCNN is encoded by the exons ATGACAAGCATTTTG TGCAGCAGGAAAGCAGTGATGTTCAACTTTGGCGATTCAAATTCAGACACCGGCGGCCTTGCTGCTGCGATGGGCTACGAGTTCGGATATCCGGACGGCCGCGCCTTCTTCCATCGCCCCACAGGTCGACTATGTGATGGTCGCCTTATCATCGATTTCCTGT GCGAAAATGTGAAGTCAAATTACTTGAGTCCATATCTGGAATCAGTGGAGCCAGATTTCTCAAATGGAGCCAACTTCGCCATTGCTGGCTCAGCCACTCTCCCTAGATATGTTGCATTCAGTTTGAGCGTTCAAATTCTTGAATTCAGACGCTTCCGTAATCACTCTCTCCAACTCCAATCTAAAG GTCATGTTGTGGGAGAAGACGACTTCAAGAACGGCCTCTACATGATCGACATAGGACAGAATGATCTAACGGCTGCATTCAACAACGTTCCGTACGACCAGGTTCTTGAAAAGATCCCTTCTTTCATCTCAGAAATCAAGGATGCTATGTGGAGCATCTACCTCACCGGCGGGAAGAAGCTGTGGGTGCACAACACGGGGCCGTTAGGCTGCCTGCCTGAGAAACTCGGCACACTAAAGCCAACTGCATCACAAGTAGACGAGCACGGCTGCGTTGCCTCCATGAACCAAGCTGCTCAAGTGTTCAACTCACAACTGCGCGATCTCTGCCAACAACTACGCGGCCAGATGAAGGACTCCACTATCGTGTACGTGGATGTCTACTCCATCAAGTACAGCCTCATTGCAAATTCATCCTCATTGATGGCATGCTGCGGACATGGGGGGCCGCCTTACAACTTCGATCCTAAGATAAAATGTCGGGACGCAGGCTGCAATGTGTGCGAGGAAGGGACAGGGACAGGCTACGTGAGTTGGGATGGAGTTCATTACACACAGGCTGCTAACACAATTGTTGCTTCTGCAATCTTGTCAACTAAATATTCCACGCCTACCCTTCCATTTAACTTCTTCTGCAATAATTAA
- the LOC131007239 gene encoding GDSL esterase/lipase LIP-4-like isoform X1: MCCYYKKGFVLACVTFSMLMFDAASQCSRKAVMFNFGDSNSDTGGLAAAMGYEFGYPDGRAFFHRPTGRLCDGRLIIDFLCENVKSNYLSPYLESVEPDFSNGANFAIAGSATLPRYVAFSLSVQILEFRRFRNHSLQLQSKGHVVGEDDFKNGLYMIDIGQNDLTAAFNNVPYDQVLEKIPSFISEIKDAMWSIYLTGGKKLWVHNTGPLGCLPEKLGTLKPTASQVDEHGCVASMNQAAQVFNSQLRDLCQQLRGQMKDSTIVYVDVYSIKYSLIANSSSLMACCGHGGPPYNFDPKIKCRDAGCNVCEEGTGTGYVSWDGVHYTQAANTIVASAILSTKYSTPTLPFNFFCNN, from the exons ATGTGTTGTTATTACAAAAAAGGGTTTGTCTTAGCTTGTGTGACGTTTTCAATGCTCATGTTTGATGCTGCTTCACAGTGCAGCAGGAAAGCAGTGATGTTCAACTTTGGCGATTCAAATTCAGACACCGGCGGCCTTGCTGCTGCGATGGGCTACGAGTTCGGATATCCGGACGGCCGCGCCTTCTTCCATCGCCCCACAGGTCGACTATGTGATGGTCGCCTTATCATCGATTTCCTGT GCGAAAATGTGAAGTCAAATTACTTGAGTCCATATCTGGAATCAGTGGAGCCAGATTTCTCAAATGGAGCCAACTTCGCCATTGCTGGCTCAGCCACTCTCCCTAGATATGTTGCATTCAGTTTGAGCGTTCAAATTCTTGAATTCAGACGCTTCCGTAATCACTCTCTCCAACTCCAATCTAAAG GTCATGTTGTGGGAGAAGACGACTTCAAGAACGGCCTCTACATGATCGACATAGGACAGAATGATCTAACGGCTGCATTCAACAACGTTCCGTACGACCAGGTTCTTGAAAAGATCCCTTCTTTCATCTCAGAAATCAAGGATGCTATGTGGAGCATCTACCTCACCGGCGGGAAGAAGCTGTGGGTGCACAACACGGGGCCGTTAGGCTGCCTGCCTGAGAAACTCGGCACACTAAAGCCAACTGCATCACAAGTAGACGAGCACGGCTGCGTTGCCTCCATGAACCAAGCTGCTCAAGTGTTCAACTCACAACTGCGCGATCTCTGCCAACAACTACGCGGCCAGATGAAGGACTCCACTATCGTGTACGTGGATGTCTACTCCATCAAGTACAGCCTCATTGCAAATTCATCCTCATTGATGGCATGCTGCGGACATGGGGGGCCGCCTTACAACTTCGATCCTAAGATAAAATGTCGGGACGCAGGCTGCAATGTGTGCGAGGAAGGGACAGGGACAGGCTACGTGAGTTGGGATGGAGTTCATTACACACAGGCTGCTAACACAATTGTTGCTTCTGCAATCTTGTCAACTAAATATTCCACGCCTACCCTTCCATTTAACTTCTTCTGCAATAATTAA
- the LOC131007239 gene encoding GDSL esterase/lipase LIP-4-like isoform X3 — protein sequence MFNFGDSNSDTGGLAAAMGYEFGYPDGRAFFHRPTGRLCDGRLIIDFLCENVKSNYLSPYLESVEPDFSNGANFAIAGSATLPRYVAFSLSVQILEFRRFRNHSLQLQSKGHVVGEDDFKNGLYMIDIGQNDLTAAFNNVPYDQVLEKIPSFISEIKDAMWSIYLTGGKKLWVHNTGPLGCLPEKLGTLKPTASQVDEHGCVASMNQAAQVFNSQLRDLCQQLRGQMKDSTIVYVDVYSIKYSLIANSSSLMACCGHGGPPYNFDPKIKCRDAGCNVCEEGTGTGYVSWDGVHYTQAANTIVASAILSTKYSTPTLPFNFFCNN from the exons ATGTTCAACTTTGGCGATTCAAATTCAGACACCGGCGGCCTTGCTGCTGCGATGGGCTACGAGTTCGGATATCCGGACGGCCGCGCCTTCTTCCATCGCCCCACAGGTCGACTATGTGATGGTCGCCTTATCATCGATTTCCTGT GCGAAAATGTGAAGTCAAATTACTTGAGTCCATATCTGGAATCAGTGGAGCCAGATTTCTCAAATGGAGCCAACTTCGCCATTGCTGGCTCAGCCACTCTCCCTAGATATGTTGCATTCAGTTTGAGCGTTCAAATTCTTGAATTCAGACGCTTCCGTAATCACTCTCTCCAACTCCAATCTAAAG GTCATGTTGTGGGAGAAGACGACTTCAAGAACGGCCTCTACATGATCGACATAGGACAGAATGATCTAACGGCTGCATTCAACAACGTTCCGTACGACCAGGTTCTTGAAAAGATCCCTTCTTTCATCTCAGAAATCAAGGATGCTATGTGGAGCATCTACCTCACCGGCGGGAAGAAGCTGTGGGTGCACAACACGGGGCCGTTAGGCTGCCTGCCTGAGAAACTCGGCACACTAAAGCCAACTGCATCACAAGTAGACGAGCACGGCTGCGTTGCCTCCATGAACCAAGCTGCTCAAGTGTTCAACTCACAACTGCGCGATCTCTGCCAACAACTACGCGGCCAGATGAAGGACTCCACTATCGTGTACGTGGATGTCTACTCCATCAAGTACAGCCTCATTGCAAATTCATCCTCATTGATGGCATGCTGCGGACATGGGGGGCCGCCTTACAACTTCGATCCTAAGATAAAATGTCGGGACGCAGGCTGCAATGTGTGCGAGGAAGGGACAGGGACAGGCTACGTGAGTTGGGATGGAGTTCATTACACACAGGCTGCTAACACAATTGTTGCTTCTGCAATCTTGTCAACTAAATATTCCACGCCTACCCTTCCATTTAACTTCTTCTGCAATAATTAA